In the genome of Petrotoga mexicana DSM 14811, one region contains:
- a CDS encoding amino acid ABC transporter permease: protein MSFFEIVESSWVYMVEGIWVTLFLTLISVIIGFFLGVLLAVSKTYGNKLFYYISYVFIEIIRGTPLLVQLFILYYSLPVIGIRLSPILASIMAFSLNSAAYQAEYLRGAIQSISSGQMQASLSIGMKKWQAIRLIILPQALRRFIPSWTNEFIYLLKYSSLSYIVGAPEIMAQAKFVASRNFEFFQVYLFAAIIYFVLVTIFGEIFRFIEKKMKIPGTLTYARNQI, encoded by the coding sequence ATGAGCTTTTTTGAAATTGTCGAAAGTTCCTGGGTTTATATGGTAGAAGGTATATGGGTTACACTTTTTTTAACTTTAATTTCTGTAATTATAGGATTCTTTTTGGGCGTTTTACTAGCAGTTTCTAAAACGTATGGAAATAAATTATTCTATTATATAAGCTATGTTTTTATCGAAATAATAAGGGGTACCCCATTACTTGTTCAACTTTTTATTCTTTATTATAGTTTACCTGTTATTGGAATTAGGCTTTCTCCAATATTAGCCTCAATAATGGCTTTTTCTTTAAATTCTGCCGCTTATCAGGCTGAATACCTAAGAGGTGCCATTCAATCGATAAGTTCAGGTCAAATGCAAGCCTCTTTATCTATAGGAATGAAAAAATGGCAAGCTATTAGATTGATCATATTACCCCAAGCATTAAGAAGGTTTATCCCTTCGTGGACAAATGAATTTATATACCTATTGAAGTACTCCTCTCTCTCTTATATTGTTGGAGCGCCAGAAATAATGGCTCAAGCTAAGTTTGTAGCGAGTCGTAACTTTGAATTCTTTCAAGTTTACCTTTTCGCTGCTATCATATATTTTGTGTTAGTCACAATTTTTGGAGAAATATTCAGATTTATTGAAAAGAAAATGAAGATTCCAGGGACCCTCACTTATGCTAGAAATCAAATTTAG
- a CDS encoding amino acid ABC transporter ATP-binding protein, which produces MKKEKDTILKVEDLHKSYNETEILKGITLEVKKGETKVIIGPSGTGKSTLLMCINRLVEPDSGRIYLEGEEILSSKNIHKIRQKIGFVFQHFNLFDHLTVLDNVKIGLTKVKKIEKSQATEIALKELERVGLKDKSELYPAQLSGGQKQRVAIARTLAMNPKLILFDEPTSALDPELIGEVLNVMIDLAKSGMTMVCVTHEMGFARAVADEIIFMENGVIVEKGPPESMFKNPQKDRTKEFLNKLSQLYGKEENT; this is translated from the coding sequence ATGAAAAAAGAAAAAGATACAATATTAAAAGTGGAAGATCTTCATAAAAGTTATAATGAAACAGAAATACTCAAAGGGATAACATTGGAAGTTAAAAAGGGTGAAACAAAGGTAATAATAGGTCCAAGTGGAACGGGGAAGAGCACCCTTTTAATGTGCATAAATAGGCTTGTAGAACCTGATTCCGGAAGAATATATCTGGAAGGAGAAGAAATATTATCCTCGAAGAATATTCACAAAATTAGACAAAAAATAGGCTTTGTATTTCAACATTTTAACCTATTTGATCACTTAACTGTGCTTGACAACGTTAAAATCGGGTTGACTAAAGTGAAAAAGATTGAAAAATCGCAAGCTACTGAAATTGCATTAAAAGAATTAGAACGGGTTGGACTGAAGGATAAATCAGAACTCTATCCTGCCCAACTTTCGGGTGGACAAAAACAAAGGGTCGCGATTGCTAGAACTTTGGCTATGAATCCCAAATTGATCCTGTTTGATGAGCCAACCTCCGCTTTAGATCCAGAGCTGATAGGAGAGGTTCTGAACGTTATGATAGATCTTGCAAAAAGTGGGATGACTATGGTGTGTGTTACTCACGAAATGGGTTTTGCAAGGGCTGTTGCTGATGAGATTATATTTATGGAAAATGGTGTGATCGTTGAAAAAGGTCCCCCAGAATCGATGTTCAAAAATCCTCAAAAAGATAGAACTAAGGAGTTTTTAAATAAATTATCGCAGTTGTACGGAAAGGAAGAAAACACATGA